In Glycine max cultivar Williams 82 chromosome 7, Glycine_max_v4.0, whole genome shotgun sequence, a single window of DNA contains:
- the LOC100815625 gene encoding probable carboxylesterase 2 produces MIRCPIFSGHQPPALKYLNVPTKPNYPSVEKLDYPSLPLKSHNPLLIPSHKLKKPLQYFIPPSSTTMDSTTSTESEVAYDIPPILKVYKNGRIERLAGFEVVPPGLDPETNVESKDVVIAEKDGVSARLYIPKTTYPPTQKLPILVYFHGGAFIIGTPFSPNYHNLLNNVVSKANVIGVSVHYRRAPEHPVPIAHEDSWSALKWVASHIGGNGVEEWLNKYGDFEKVFVAGDSAGANIASYLGIRVGLEQLPGLKLEGVALVHPYFWGTEPLECEAERAEGTAKVHQLWRFTCPTTTGSDDPIINPGQDPNLGKLACGRVLVCVAEKDLLKDRGWHYKELLQKSDWPGVVDVVETKDEDHVFHMSDPNCDNAKALLNQIVSFIK; encoded by the coding sequence ATGATAAGGTGCCCAATTTTCAGTGGACACCAACCACCGGCACTGAAATATCTTAACGTCCCAACAAAACCAAACTACCCATCAGTTGAAAAACTTGATTACCCATCCCTCCCCCTTAAATCACATAACCCTCTTCTAATCCCTTCTCACAAACTCAAAAAACCCTTACAGTACTTTATACCACCCTCATCAACTACTATGGATTCAACAACTTCCACAGAAAGTGAAGTAGCCTATGACATCCCACCCATCCTCAAAGTCTACAAAAACGGTCGCATAGAGAGGCTCGCAGGCTTCGAGGTTGTTCCTCCGGGTCTCGACCCCGAAACTAACGTGGAATCGAAAGACGTCGTAATCGCCGAAAAAGACGGCGTATCCGCCAGGCTTTACATTCCGAAAACCACTTACCCACCAACGCAAAAGCTTCCTATTTTAGTTTACTTCCACGGCGGCGCCTTCATAATTGGAACACCGTTTTCTCCGAACTACCACAACCTACTCAACAACGTTGTTTCAAAGGCTAATGTGATAGGCGTTTCCGTCCACTACAGGAGGGCACCGGAGCACCCGGTTCCCATTGCCCACGAAGATTCGTGGAGTGCCCTCAAATGGGTCGCTTCCCATATCGGTGGAAACGGTGTTGAAGAGTGGCTGAACAAATACGGAGATTTTGAGAAAGTGTTCGTTGCCGGCGACAGCGCCGGCGCCAACATCGCGAGCTATTTGGGCATTCGGGTCGGGTTAGAACAGTTACCTGGTTTGAAGCTAGAAGGGGTTGCTTTGGTGCATCCTTATTTCTGGGGCACGGAGCCGCTGGAGTGTGAGGCGGAGCGGGCAGAAGGCACTGCCAAGGTGCACCAGTTGTGGCGATTTACGTGCCCCACCACGACGGGATCCGACGACCCGATTATCAACCCGGGTCAGGATCCGAATCTGGGGAAACTGGCCTGTGGGAGAGTGCTTGTTTGTGTGGCGGAGAAGGATTTGCTGAAGGACAGGGGTTGGCACTACAAAGAGTTGCTTCAGAAGAGTGATTGGCCTGGAGTTGTGGACGTGGTTGAGACTAAGGACGAGGATCACGTGTTTCATATGTCGGATCCGAATTGTGACAATGCTAAGGCTTTGCTTAACCAGATTGTTTCCTTTATCAAATAG